A single region of the Metarhizium brunneum chromosome 6, complete sequence genome encodes:
- the rpc40 gene encoding DNA-directed RNA polymerases I and III subunit RPAC1 → MANWRSKPSAEVEEQRNTVGINLETVTDVTSVDYPGHFPGEDHAYSLDRFRAGFSVNFHQNEANSSSFSLMGLDASLANAFRRILIAEIPTLAIENVYIENNTSVIQDEVLAHRLGLIPFNGGRDGLKNFLKWHKKPEAGEDPYAGCFDWNTVRLELNVTCTVNPDAAPDERDPLKAFNNAHVYAKDIVFVPTGKQVEFFSGEDAIAPVNPDILIAKLRPRQTINLSMHMHKGIGADHAKFSPVATASYRLMPTIKILKPILGADAEKFARCFPQGVIGLEKVTPAEAKKAGSGYEGHAGEKKAVVKDAMKDTVSRECLRHAEFEGKVKLGRRRDHFIFSIESTGQWDSDELFVEAIKHMKLKCKKLEQQVVNMAR, encoded by the exons ATGGCCAACTGGCGAAGCAAGCCTAGCGCAGAAGTGGAAGAGCAACGCAAT ACTGTGGGCATCAACCTCGAGACTGTCACTGATGTAACGTCTGTCGATTACCCGGGCCACTTCCCGGGCGAGGATCACGCCTATTCTCTCGATCGCTTTCGAGCCGGCTTCTCCGTCAACTTCCACCAGAACGAGGCCaactcttcttccttctccttgatgggCCTCGATGCCTCACTGGCCAACGCCTTTCGCCGCATTCTCATCGCCGAGATCCCCACTCTAGCCATTGAAAACGTATACATCGAGAACAACACGTCGGTGATCCAGGACGAGGTGCTCGCTCACCGGCTGGGCCTGATCCCCTTCAACggcggccgcgacggcctCAAGAACTTTCTGAAGTGGCACAAGAAGCCGGAGGCAGGGGAGGACCCCTACGCCGGCTGTTTCGACTGGAACACGGTGCGCCTGGAACTCAACGTCACTTGCACCGTGAACCCGGACGCAGCGCCAGACGAGCGCGACCCCCTCAAGGCCTTTAACAATGCACATGTTTACGCCAAGGATATTGTGTTTGTCCCCACGGGCAAGCAGGTCGAGTTCTTCAGCGGCGAGGACGCCATCGCCCCCGTCAACCCGGACATTCTCATTGCCAAGTTGCGGCCCAGACAGACGATCAACTTGTCGATGCACATGCACAAGGGCATCGGCGCTGACCATGCCAAATTCTCGCCTGTTGCCACCGCTTCATACCGCCTCATGCCGACGATTAAGATCTTGAAGCCTATTCTGGGTGCCGACGCCGAGAAGTTTGCCAGGTGCTTCCCGCAGGGGGTCATTGGCCTGGAAAAGGTTACGCCAGCAGAAGCCAAGAAGGCTGGGAGCGGATACGAGGGCCACGCTGGTGAGAAGAAGGCGGTGGTTAAGGACGCTATGAAGGATACCGTGAGCAGAGAGTGTCTTCGACATGCTGAGTTTGAGGGCAAGGTGAAGCTCGGCAGGAGGAGGGACCACTTCATCTTCTCGATCGAGAGCACGGGTCAGTGGGATAGTGATGAGCTATTCGTGGAGGCCATAAAGCACATGAAATTGAAGTGTAAAAAGCTGGAGCAGCAGGTTGTCAATATGGCGAGGTAA
- the UBA3 gene encoding NEDD8-activating enzyme E1 catalytic subunit, translating into MSISTQSTPDSGTINEEARWKYIDHIRRTPGPFTDPEATSEEFLAQFEKIKVLVVGAGGLGCEILKNLAMSKFKDIHVIDMDTIDVSNLNRQFLFRSSDVGKYKAEVAARFVQNRVKGVTITAHNNRIQDFDETFYKQFQLVICGLDSIEARRWINAMLVSIAEEYEADPDSIKPLIDGGTEGFKGQSRVILPSMTSCIECQLDMHAPRAAVPLCTIASIPRQPEHCVEWAHVIAWEEEKPFPSLDKDEPEHVTWIYQKALARAQEFGISGVTYSLTQGTIKNIIPAIASTNAIIAASCCNEAFKIATNSAPCLGFENNYMMYSGNDSIYTYTFKHEKKDDCPVCGRKARPLEVDPKVTLRELVDSFATRPEAQLKKPSIRAEGRTLYMQFPPGLEKQTRPNLDKTIMDLGLIDGQQVVVTDPAFPLEFNFFFKFKEA; encoded by the exons ATGAGCATATCTACTCAGTCCACGCCAGATTCTGGGACCATAAATGAGGAGGCAAGATG GAAGTATATTGATCATATACGACGAACCCCTGGGCCCTTTACCGATCCAGAGGCCACATCTGAAGAATTTCTAGCACAATTTGAAAAAATCAAAGTTCT CGTCGT CGGCGCAGGAGGTTTAGGGTGCGAAATCCTCAAAAACCTCGCCATGTCCAAGTTCAAAGACATTCACGTTATTGACATGG ACACTATCGACGTATCCAACCTAAACAGACAGTTCCTCTTTCGCAGCTCAGACGTAGGTAAATATAAAGCCGAAGTGGCGGCCAGATTCGTCCAGAACCGCGTAAAGGGCGTCACCATCACCGCACACAACAACAGGATCCAGGACTTTGATGAGACCTTCTACAAACAATTCCAGCTTGTCATCTGTGGCCTCGACTCCATCGAAGCACGCCGATGGATCAACGCTATGCTTGTCTCTATCGCCGAGGAATACGAAGCCGACCCAGATTCCATTAAGCCCCTTATCGACGGCGGCACAGAAGGCTTCAAGGGTCAATCCCGCGTGATTTTGCCTTCCATGACATCCTGCATCGAATGCCAACTCGACATGCACGCGCCCCGAGCAGCCGTGCCCCTCTGTACCATTGCTTCTATCCCGCGCCAGCCGGAACACTGCGTCGAGTGGGCGCACGTCATTGcatgggaggaggagaagccgTTCCCGAGCCTGGACAAAGACGAACCGGAGCACGTCACCTGGATCTACCAGAAGGCGCTCGCTCGCGCCCAGGAATTCGGCATATCGGGCGTGACATACTCCCTCACGCAAGGCACCATCAAAAACATCATCCCCGCAATAGCGTCGACAAATGCCATCATCGCGGCATCCTGCTGCAATGAGGCGTTCAAAATCGCTACCAACTCTGCCCCGTGCCTGGGCTTTGAAAACAACTACATGATGTACTCTGGCAACGACAGCATCTACACATATACATTCAAGCACGAAAAGAAGGATGATTGTCCTGTTTGCGGGAGGAAGGCCCGTCCACTAGAAGTTGACCCCAAAGTTACTTTACGAGAGCTCGTGGACTCGTTTGCTACGAGGCCAGAGGCACAGCTAAAGAAGCCATCTATACGAGCTGAAGGGAGGACGTTGTATATGCAGTTCCCACCGGGGCTGGAGAAGCAGACGCGACCGAATCTGGACAAGACGATTATGGATTTGGGATTGATAGATGGGCAGCAGGTTGTTGTCACGGATCCGGCTTTTCCGCTAGAGTTTAACTTTTTCTTCAAATTCAAGGAGGCATAG
- the tel2 gene encoding DNA replication checkpoint protein tel2, with the protein MDELLTPVSTTYLRKREDGEPLMATKTTELSNLSKVLSADDALSVLKSQPDYDSLISALRFLTKEEVSSEFNIHVPSPKSAAIIHVLVSEIVPNYWTLLQQEYSIKEPAFLASASADAVGLVSSLQSVAGINAVVGHIKALVQESKFATKHVKRPDINLHLDIFLDLLSVLLDGDDSIRRIWQSSTAGLADAVSRKVQSQTLLSLVTSGRIISISAEASEIIAKEGNPIPGRWLVDGVEYSKWIGRNIATWAKVQLEAAELQTCFEVFQRSLSLGYPETLLTIVIDQLLLSRGATSGLFSKVCLHQPQTSKKVIYILLEYLSQKFLNHLELEDAKPIEEVSAVAGVIDGVIQNDAGRKTHLLNWCCSPSGAGLGDGVGIRRAVVTVLAKDKETITSLLEKSLNQFGDQLYIKHTAILQQEAHTQVLLLSAAYVAKLSPIKLTMLLRSGSYLSTISNRIASTNARARFLGMCVGEGLSALSDNNTKKLDFHMDEMETEEAQWLKGLTKVSDPIGPVESLLSNFPPPQPTEPRPRRAQKPQPKREQKPKPVVSEPAPKAIIEEIDSSDDDDDHLPTAAKFTDDEDSDDDPTLVQRNKPKPPVYVRDLITFLRDSESYDKQKLGVQTAPALIRRKANYGTEVSSHAEELARLLVGLQDKFEIESFEDLRLQGMVALVISQPKAMAPWFARTFFEGDYSLSQRTSVLVTLGLSARELAGLDISEYKSSSSFPSKRLPENIEQLYLEPRTSTSQLSSSNLKPLPPNAIDNIAQSLTSTFLAPLAAEAADANTGPDALKLQTFSARYKSKSRNKPRMRVIPNTTAAILGTYFFFPLTAHFQFALRSSRPVVLNPSMLALYLQTLGIVVNAAGPSTLSLPQLTSELWDLLLRVRVHVLGDLGALKGWLVAMSVLLEVNEDNMRRICEEQGREVVESREWVSSVFERTRGDDGGEENDVKMLAAGVLIKLGEAIEKYQALLMGDLLGSN; encoded by the exons ATGGATGAACTACTCACCCCGGTGAGCACGACCTACTTGCGGAAGAGGGAAGATGGGGAGCCGTTGATGGCTACGAAAACTACGGAGCTTTCCAATCTTTCCAAGGTTCTCTCTGCGGATGACGCGTTGTCCGTCCTGAAGAGCCAGCCGGACTATGACTCGCTGATTTCGGCCCTTCGATTTCTTACCAAGGAAGAGGTGTCTTCCGAGTTTAATATTCATGTGCCTAGTCCCAAGAGCGCTGCCATCATCCATGTTCTTGTGTCGGAAATCGTACCGAATTATTGGACTTTACTACAGCAAGAATATTCGATTAAAGAGCCTGCATTCTTGGCTTCGGCATCCGCTGATGCCGTGGGCCTGGTTTCGAGTTTGCAGAGTGTCGCTGGCATCAACGCGGTAGTGGGACACATAAAGGCACTTGTTCAGGAATCAAAATTCGCTACGAAGCATGTCAAGAGGCCTGATATCAACCTACACCTCGATATTTTTCTGGACCTCTTGTCCGTGCTCTTGGATGGAGATGACTCAATTCGACGAATTTGGCAATCTTCAACGGCTGGTTTAGCGGATGCAGTTTCGAGAAAAGTCCAGTCCCAAACGCTGCTCTCCTTGGTAACTAGCGGCCGTATCATATCCATTTCTGCCGAGGCTTCAGAGATTATTGCCAAGGAAGGAAACCCAATCCCTGGTCGATGGCTTGTGGATGGCGTTGAGTATAGCAAGTGGATAGGACGAAACATCGCAACTTGGGCCAAGGTTCAATTGGAGGCTGCTGAACTTCAGACTTGTTTTGAGGTGTTTCAACgatccttgtccttgggaTATCCGG AGACTTTGCTTACTATCGTCATTGACCAACTCCTGCTGTCTCGAGGTGCAACTTCTGGATTATTCTCCAAAGTTTGTCTCCACCAACCGCAGACATCCAAGAAAGTGATATACATACTCCTAGAATATCTATCACAGAAGTTCTTGAATCACCTGGAGTTGGAAGATGCGAAACCCATCGAGGAGGTCTCTGCCGTTGCTGGCGTAATTGATGGTGTAATACAGAATGACGCGGGTCGCAAAACCCATCTCTTGAATTGGTGCTGCAGTCCCTCTGGGGCTGGGCTAGGTGATGGGGTTGGTATTCGACGAGCTGTGGTGACTGTTCTGGCAAAGGACAAAGAGACAATCACGTCGCTTTTGGAGAAGAGCTTGAACCAGTTCGGAGACCAGCTTTACATCAAACATACTGCAATTCTACAGCAAGAAG CCCACACCCAAGTATTACTGCTCAGTGCGGCATATGTAGCAAAGCTGTCTCCCATAAAACTAACCATGCTTCTTCGCTCTGGAAGCTATTTATCAACAATATCTAATCGGATTGCCTCCACCAATGCCAGAGCGCGCTTTTTGGGCATGTGTGTCGGAGAAGGCCTATCCGCATTGTCTGACAACAACACTAAGAAGCTCGATTTTCACATGGATGAAATGGAAACAGAAGAAGCACAATGGCTTAAAGGTCTAACTAAAGTCTCGGATCCTATCGGGCCAGTTGAGTCGCTTCTTTCCAATTTTCCACCGCCACAGCCAACGGAACCGCGCCCCCGGCGGGCTCAAAAACCGCAACCAAAGAGGGAACAAAAACCGAAACCCGTTGTTAGCGAGCCAGCCCCAAAAGCCATCATTGAAGAAATTGACTCgtccgatgacgatgatgatcATCTTCCCACTGCAGCAAAGTTTACGGATGACGAAGATTCGGATGATGATCCAACCCTGGTTCAACGAAACAAGCCTAAACCCCCAGTTTATGTTCGTGACCTCATCACCTTCCTACGAGACTCAGAGTCATACGACAAGCAGAAACTTGGAGTGCAAACAGCTCCCGCACTCATTCGCCGAAAGGCCAACTATGGCACCGAAGTCAGTTCACACGCCGAAGAGCTCGCACGACTCCTGGTCGGCCTCCAAGACAAATTCGAAATTGAAAGCTTTGAAGATTTGCGCCTTCAAGGCATGGTAGCCCTGGTGATCTCCCAGCCTAAGGCCATGGCACCATGGTTCGCCCGTACTTTCTTCGAAGGCGACTACTCCCTCTCACAGCGAACGTCAGTTCTCGTCACCCTGGGATTATCAGCTCGCGAACTAGCCGGTCTCGATATCTCAGAATACAaatcttcatcgtcattcCCGTCGAAACGACTCCCCgaaaacattgaacagcTCTACCTAGAGCCAAGAACCTCCACAAGCCAACTCTCCTCATCCAACCTCAAACCCCTGCCTCCCAATGCCATCGACAACATTGCCCAGTCCCTGACATCGACATTCCTCGCCCccctcgccgccgaagccgccgacGCAAACACTGGACCTGACGCACTAAAGCTCCAAACATTCTCCGCGCGGTACAAGTCCAAGTCCCGAAACAAACCGCGTATGCGTGTGATACCAAATACTACTGCCGCTATTCTAGGGAcgtacttcttcttcccgcTCACGGCGCACTTCCAATTTGCACTGCGCTCCTCCAGACCCGTCGTTTTGAATCCCTCCATGCTAGCCCTCTATCTCCAAACACTGGGTATTGTCGTAAATGCTGCCGGCCCGTCGACACTCTCCCTGCCACAACTTACTTCTGAGTTGTGGGATCTGCTATTACGGGTGAGAGTCCATGTATTAGGGGACTTGGGCGCCCTCAAGGGCTGGCTGGTAGCCATGTCAGTGCTGCTAGAGGTAAATGAAGATAATATGCGGCGGATATGCGAAGAGCAAGGCAGGGAGGTCGTAGAGTCGCGTGAGTGGGTGTCAAGTGTATTTGAGCGGACGCGTGgggatgacggcggcgaggagaatGACGTTAAGATGTTGGCGGCAGGCGTCTTGATCAAGCTGGGCGAAGCTATTGAGAAGTATCAGGCTTTATTGATGGGGGACTTGCTTGGGTCTAATTAG
- the nak1 gene encoding Serine/threonine-protein kinase nak1 codes for MASLQPRLTEMSATRHKAFEDAKKMQKAVVETCTKSGKDIPRYQLSELIGKGSFGRVYKATSQTTGKLVAVKIIDIEESDTVNPKLADTYSDLLKEINALKLLSDSGAKNINHVIEALPVGQSMWMITEYCAGGSVSTLMTPTAPGGLQEKWIIPILREVAEALWWVHGQGIIHRDIKCANVLITEVGDVQLCDFGVAGVIETKFDKRSTFIGTPHWMAPELFDQSTSYGTEVDIWAFGSLVYEIASGLPPNVTDGIDFSRLGTHLKQHTPRLEGDRYSAGLKDLAAYCMQHDPAKRPTIEQIQRHRYILKTEDAYPSSSLAHLVRAFKLWEAQGGDRRSLFSIGGAQGLSDLASTAMGNDEWNFSTTAAFDQQVFDDGDAQDVYDVYGTEVDFSQQAFEETSKPQKGKSRRRPPPQLPSIKAPLEKVFDPNTISNYEDNSRAYYGRPFPAPAPTSASASDLPLRDESAAPADVRESLIDLDASLHGADISKFVDMGTIRAGDSHASIDYDLGDTPYPRPPLSDPADLNNNRRTQDWKFPTMPPPASANPEVFRFPLTNDASAPNSARPALMHHPTESYQTSTTLSELAPSSSSTMDNRASVGSLIDLDMSFADSGTDYTRPSTSHSDVASMSGSEIGGANPFELEKHASLYVLPTTVREPSIYVSDDSEFSSALADYPDPSSDNEQPHQDDQNSQQSYPPSRPYSLSEFADMDPEDITPQQTVGPSVSTFPATYQDPPPPQPVLSQPRGSYQDIVLPPLPLAPSPYVMQGQASAEDVKNELRRLAMSLGDHLSHANAYLNSLPVGRGSVTRMESVSDGS; via the coding sequence ATGGCGTCCCTTCAACCGCGTCTGACTGAGATGTCGGCCACCAGACACAAGGCCTTTGAAGATGCCAAGAAGATGCAaaaggccgtcgtcgagacGTGCACAAAGTCAGGAAAGGATATTCCGAGATATCAGCTCTCGGAGCTGATTGGCAAGGGAAGCTTTGGCCGAGTCTACAAGGCAACGTCTCAAACTACGGGTAAGCTCGTTGCCGTCAAGATCATCGACATTGAGGAGAGCGACACTGTCAACCCCAAGCTGGCCGACACATACAGTGACCTCCTCAAAGAGATCAATGCCCTGAAGCTGCTGAGCGACAGCGGCGCCAAAAATATCAATCATGTCATCGAGGCACTGCCCGTTGGCCAGTCCATGTGGATGATTACCGAGTATTGCGCTGGCGGCAGCGTCTCGACTCTAATGACGCCCACTGCTCCGGGCGGGCTGCAGGAGAAATGGATCATTCCTATTCTGCGCGAAGTTGCAGAGGCTCTTTGGTGGGTTCACGGCCAGGGTATTATTCATCGCGATATCAAGTGCGCCAACGTCCTGATCACCGAGGTTGGCGACGTTCAACTCTGCGACTTTGGCGTTGCTGGCGTCATTGAAACCAAGTTTGACAAGCGAAGTACCTTTATCGGCACCCCGCACTGGATGGCCCCCGAGCTCTTTGATCAGTCAACTTCATATGGCACCGAAGTCGACATCTGGGCATTTGGCTCGTTGGTGTATGAAATTGCCTCTGGACTGCCGCCCAATGTAACGGATGGCATCGACTTTTCCAGACTAGGCACTCATCTGAAGCAGCACACGCCGCGTCTTGAGGGGGACAGATACTCTGCCGGCTTGAAGGATCTCGCCGCCTATTGTATGCAACATGACCCTGCAAAACGCCCAACAATCGAGCAAATCCAGCGTCACAGATACATTCTCAAGACGGAGGATGCCTATCCCTCGTCATCGCTAGCCCACCTAGTACGAGCATTCAAGTTGTGGGAGGCACAAGGAGGAGATCGACGCTCTCTGTTTTCAATAGGCGGTGCCCAAGGCTTGTCCGACCTTGCCTCTACTGCAATGGGCAATGATGAGTGGAACTTTAGCACCACGGCTGCCTTTGACCAGCAAGTGtttgatgatggagatgcccAGGATGTTTACGACGTTTATGGTACCGAGGTTGACTTCAGCCAGCAAGCTTTTGAGGAGACGTCAAAACCTCAGAAGGGCAAGTCCAGGCGacgaccaccaccacaattACCATCTATCAAGGCACCCTTGGAAAAGGTATTTGACCCAAATACCATATCAAACTACGAAGACAATTCAAGAGCATACTACGGGCGTCCGTTCCCGGCTCCAGCTCCCActtcagcttcagcttcagATCTCCCACTCCGAGATGAGTCTGCTGCACCAGCGGACGTTCGGGAGTCCCTGATCGACCTCGACGCATCATTGCATGGGGCCGATATATCTAAGTTTGTCGACATGGGGACCATCAGAGCTGGTGACTCTCATGCCTCAATAGACTACGACCTCGGAGACACGCCCTACCCAAGGCCGCCGTTGAGTGACCCTGCCGACCTGAACAACAACCGACGTACCCAGGATTGGAAATTTCCcaccatgccgccgccagcgtccGCGAACCCAGAAGTGTTTCGATTCCCTCTTACCAATGATGCTTCGGCCCCTAACTCGGCAAGACCGGCGTTGATGCATCACCCTACAGAGTCGTATCAAACATCCACGACGTTGAGCGAGCTCGCCCCCTCCAGCTCAAGTACAATGGACAACCGTGCCTCTGTTGGGAGCTTAATCGACCTCGACATGAGTTTCGCAGACTCCGGAACAGATTATACTCGGCCATCAACGTCTCACTCGGATGTAGCTTCCATGAGCGGCTCGGAAATCGGCGGCGCAAACCCCTTCGAGCTTGAAAAGCATGCATCACTCTATGTGCTACCCACGACGGTTCGAGAACCCTCCATCTACGTGTCAGACGACTCGGAGTTTTCCAGCGCCCTCGCCGACTACCCCGACCCCTCGTCTGACAACGAACAGCCCCATCAGGATGACCAAAACTCACAGCAAAGTTATCCCCCTTCAAGGCCGTATTCCCTAAGCGAGTTCGCAGACATGGACCCCGAAGACATCACCCCTCAGCAAACAGTCGGGCCCAGCGTTTCCACCTTTCCCGCTACCTATCAAGATCCTCCTCCCCCACAGCCAGTCCTCAGCCAACCCCGCGGATCCTATCAGGACATCGTCCTGCCACCTTTGCCTCTTGCTCCGTCACCATATGTCATGCAGGGACAGGCATCGGCAGAAGACGTCAAGAACGAGCTGCGTCGACTGGCAATGAGCCTGGGGGATCACTTGAGCCACGCAAATGCCTATTTGAACAGCTTGCCTGTTGGACGGGGCAGTGTAACGCGAATGGAGTCTGTCAGTGATGGAAGCTAA
- the pso2 gene encoding DNA cross-link repair protein pso2/snm1, with amino-acid sequence MVATARSSRSFTPRKTATATLSSKKPTKPNASILSFFQKTQRPEDSLFVGATPDAATQDDDIYGRDDEHRFNESTMSNKKRRMSNDAPALRKNDNAVPAEGHADESSDNCNADNSAKSRLNLPFLVDSDSDEEDEGSDEDDSGNQDGVPSPISPQPEKSSVQGTRKPTSPGRPKSHDDPNVRCQSPEKLLDSNEQDQKCHWLTDLEDFGEIDNLDFTEFEGEEAREMRYMREQARLEAQEAGTAIPEEFGQDSFQDDSAAQTCPICNGSLQGVSMDEATKHVNSCLDGNPIPLPEHKPPTAASPPPEIEATVISKRFARAAIPRPGQANPFEPENDGSAAKSAFSKLMSNKAEDSAWAAAAAAENASRGRPAYERTCPFYKIIPGFNICVDAFRYGAVKGCEAYFLSHFHSDHYIGLTANWMHGPIYCSKVTGSLVKQQLRTAAKWVVELDFEKSYDIPGTGGATVTMIPANHCPGSSLFLFQKPADKYINRRGKRILHCGDFRACPAHVTHPLIKPDIQDATTGKLSQQTIDICYLDTTYLNPRYSFPPQADVIKACADMCASLSPDPTCKDDFWETGAKEKGAQAVSKYFQSATQSNGTVGTKTSPKLGQRLLVVCGTYSIGKERICVAIAKALKSKIFAIPRKIKICKQLDDPELAGLLTSNPVEAQVHMQSLMEIRAETLQEYLNGYKGHFSRIVGFRPSGWNYRPPSSKQKSADVSPTSIQTQQILHGKGWRSRFGYKDFVAQPGSTKEAMCFGVPYSEHSSFRELSMFIMSLRIEKVIPTVNVGNEKSRKRMKGWLDRWASERRRGGLLYPLIEGQDNPEDEKICLWGDESGKGGGAWW; translated from the coding sequence ATGGTCGCCACGGCGAGATCGAGCCGATCCTTTACGCCTAGAAAGACTGCGACGGCAACGCTTTCGTCAAAGAAACCTACAAAGCCAAATGCAAGCATTCTTAGCTTTTTCCAGAAGACCCAACGACCAGAAGACTCTCTCTTTGTTGGAGCCACACCCGATGCTGCTACCCAGGACGATGATATCTACGGTCGTGATGACGAACATCGGTTCAATGAGTCGACAATGTCCAACAAAAAGAGAAGAATGAGCAATGATGCTCCTGCACTTCGAAAAAATGACAATGCTGTCCCAGCAGAGGGGCATGCTGATGAAAGCTCGGACAATTGTAACGCGGACAACAGTGCCAAATCTCGACTCAATCTTCCGTTCCTCGTGGACTCTGATagtgacgaggaggatgagggcaGCGATGAGGATGACAGTGGTAATCAAGATGGAGTACCTTCTCCTATTTCTCCGCAGCCAGAGAAATCGTCTGTGCAAGGTACTCGTAAACCTACTAGCCCAGGTCGGCCAAAGTCCCATGATGACCCAAATGTACGATGCCAAAGTCCCGAGAAGTTGCTGGATTCTAACGAACAAGACCAAAAATGCCATTGGCTTACAGACCTCGAGGACTTTGGCGAAATAGATAATTTGGACTTTACAGAGTTTGAAGGCGAGGAAGCGCGGGAGATGAGATACATGCGGGAACAAGCCCGACTGGAAGCTCAGGAAGCAGGAACAGCCATACCTGAAGAGTTCGGTCAAGATTCTTTTCAAGATGATTCTGCGGCTCAGACATGTCCAATTTGCAATGGGAGTCTTCAAGGCGTCTCAATGGACGAAGCGACCAAACACGTCAACTCATGTCTCGACGGCAATCCAATACCCTTACCAGAACACAAGCCCCCCACAGCTGCATCGCCACCGCCTGAGATTGAAGCTACGGTAATAAGCAAACGATTTGCACGAGCCGCAATTCCAAGACCTGGACAGGCAAACCCTTTCGAGCCGGAAAACGACGGAAGCGCGGCCAAGTCTGCTTTTTCGAAGCTCATGTCAAATAAAGCCGAAGATTCCGCCtgggccgcggcggcggcagccgaGAACGCTTCAAGGGGTCGTCCAGCCTACGAGAGAACATGCCCGTTTTATAAAATCATACCCGGGTTCAACATTTGCGTTGATGCTTTCCGATATGGGGCTGTCAAGGGATGTGAGGCGTACTTCCTCAGTCACTTTCATAGCGACCACTACATCGGCCTGACGGCGAACTGGATGCATGGGCCAATATATTGCAGCAAGGTGACCGGAAGCTTAGTGAAGCAGCAGCTTAGAACAGCTGCAAAATGGGTAGTAGAATTAGACTTTGAGAAATCCTACGATATTCCAGGAACAGGCGGCGCCACGGTCACCATGATACCGGCCAACCATTGTCCCGGTAGCTCATTATTTCTCTTTCAGAAGCCTGCCGACAAATACATCAATCGTCGAGGCAAGCGGATCCTTCACTGTGGCGACTTCCGAGCCTGCCCAGCTCACGTAACCCATCCACTTATCAAACCAGACATTCAAGATGCAACCACGGGCAAGCTGAGCCAGCAAACCATTGACATATGCTATTTGGATACCACCTACCTTAACCCGAGATATTCATTTCCACCACAGGCTGACGTCATCAAAGCTTGTGCCGATATGTGCGCATCACTATCTCCAGATCCTACATGTAAAGATGACTTTTGGGAGACGGGTGCCAAGGAAAAGGGGGCACAAGCAGTCAGCAAGTATTTCCAAAGTGCCACGCAAAGTAACGGCACCGTCGGGACCAAGACTTCACCCAAGTTGGGCCAACGACTTCTCGTAGTCTGCGGCACCTATTCCATCGGAAAGGAGCGAATATGCGTCGCAATTGCCAAGGCATTGAAGAGCAAGATATTTGCCATTCCCcgtaaaataaaaatttgCAAACAGCTCGACGACCCAGAATTGGCCGGACTCCTCACGTCCAATCCTGTGGAAGCCCAAGTTCACATGCAGTCACTCATGGAAATTCGAGCAGAGACTCTGCAAGAATATCTGAATGGCTACAAGGGGCACTTTAGTCGCATCGTGGGTTTTCGCCCCAGTGGCTGGAACTACCGACCTCCAAGTAGCAAGCAAAAGTCAGCTGATGTCTCGCCAACTAGCATACAAACACAACAGATCCTTCATGGCAAGGGTTGGAGATCAAGGTTTGGTTATAAAGACTTTGTGGCGCAGCCGGGCAGCACCAAAGAAGCCATGTGTTTTGGAGTTCCTTACTCGGAACATAGTAGCTTTCGAGAACTCTCCATGTTCATAATGAGCCTGAGGATAGAAAAAGTCATCCCTACAGTGAATGTAGGCAATGAGAAGTCCAGAAAGAGAATGAAGGGATGGCTGGACCGATGGGCATCTGAGAGACGGCGGGGTGGTCTTCTCTACCCCTTAATAGAGGGGCAGGATAATCCTGAAGACGAGAAGATATGCTTGTGGGGAGATGAGTCTGGGAAAGGAGGAGGGGCCTGGTGGTAG